From Candidatus Sericytochromatia bacterium, one genomic window encodes:
- a CDS encoding ABC transporter permease subunit — MSKILAIAGREMRSYFASPLAFVVAAMFMLVVGYLFSLILFHTKQANFQPLFSNMAVMFLLVVPALTMRLIAEERKTGTIELLMTSPIHDRDLVLGKYLAALIYLLFLTVLTFAFPVIVAFTTKLEWAVVLSGYLGVFLLGASFMAIGLLASSLTANMIIAAMITFAISLVVWLLPSAGQMFGGAAADVMTYLSVINHQENLGRGVLDTSDLIFYLSFIVACLFMAVRSVETYHWR; from the coding sequence ATGTCTAAGATTCTCGCCATCGCGGGACGGGAGATGCGCAGCTATTTTGCCTCCCCGCTCGCCTTCGTGGTCGCCGCGATGTTCATGCTCGTGGTGGGTTACCTGTTTTCGTTGATCCTGTTTCACACCAAGCAGGCCAACTTTCAGCCTTTGTTCTCCAACATGGCGGTCATGTTCCTGCTGGTGGTTCCGGCTCTCACGATGCGATTGATCGCCGAGGAACGGAAGACGGGGACGATCGAACTGCTGATGACCTCTCCGATTCACGATCGGGACCTGGTGCTGGGCAAATACCTGGCGGCTCTGATCTATCTTCTGTTCCTGACCGTCCTGACCTTTGCCTTCCCGGTGATCGTGGCCTTCACGACCAAGCTGGAATGGGCCGTGGTCCTGAGTGGTTACCTGGGGGTGTTTCTCCTCGGCGCCAGCTTCATGGCGATTGGACTTTTGGCCAGCTCGCTGACGGCCAACATGATCATCGCGGCGATGATCACCTTCGCGATTTCTCTGGTGGTCTGGCTCCTGCCCTCCGCCGGTCAGATGTTCGGGGGCGCCGCTGCCGATGTGATGACGTATTTGTCCGTCATTAACCACCAGGAGAATCTGGGGCGTGGGGTGCTCGATACCAGCGACCTGATCTTCTACTTGAGTTTTATCGTCGCCTGCCTGTTCATGGCGGTGCGTTCGGTTGAAACGTACCACTGGAGGTAA
- a CDS encoding EthD family reductase codes for MVKFIALYKQPADKAAFDAHFEQIHTPLCHLVPNLLKLKVTRFTGTPRGESDLYLMAEMVFADRDAMMAGLMSDAGKATAKDARQFAGEIFSGYFGEEVEPAVVGA; via the coding sequence ATGGTGAAGTTCATCGCACTGTACAAGCAGCCGGCCGACAAGGCTGCCTTCGATGCTCACTTCGAGCAGATTCACACCCCGCTCTGCCATCTGGTTCCCAACCTGCTCAAGCTCAAGGTCACGCGCTTCACCGGAACGCCCCGCGGGGAGAGCGACCTGTACCTGATGGCGGAGATGGTCTTCGCTGATCGCGATGCGATGATGGCCGGACTCATGTCCGATGCGGGCAAGGCCACGGCCAAGGATGCGCGCCAGTTTGCCGGCGAGATCTTCAGTGGCTATTTTGGCGAGGAAGTCGAGCCTGCGGTCGTGGGCGCCTGA
- a CDS encoding enoyl-CoA hydratase-related protein, with translation MAPAAKARTRAEAEHTGDSSTEYHYLRVRREGRVGICQLHRPDALNALSTPLMRELIGALLAFDADSEVGAVVLTGDARAFAAGADIKEMAGQGPIDMLLDSGLALWDAVRAIHKPIVAAVSGHCLGGGLELAMNCDMIVASETARFGQPEINIGVIPGAGGTQRLARALGTRRAMELVLTGETFGAEEARAAGLVNRVVPVELYLEEALALATAIADKPAVAVRLAKQLIHGIEETFLSEGLQRERQAFFLLFGSVDQKEGMAAFVEKRPAQWKGR, from the coding sequence ATGGCCCCGGCAGCGAAGGCCCGCACCCGGGCTGAGGCGGAACACACGGGTGACTCATCGACGGAATACCATTACCTGCGCGTGCGCCGTGAGGGCCGCGTGGGGATCTGCCAGCTGCATCGCCCAGATGCTTTGAATGCGCTGTCCACGCCGCTCATGCGCGAGCTGATAGGCGCCCTGCTGGCCTTTGACGCCGACAGCGAGGTGGGCGCGGTCGTCCTCACGGGTGACGCGCGCGCCTTCGCTGCCGGGGCGGACATCAAGGAAATGGCAGGTCAGGGGCCAATCGACATGCTGCTCGATTCCGGTTTGGCCCTGTGGGATGCCGTGCGCGCGATCCACAAGCCGATTGTGGCGGCCGTCAGTGGCCATTGCCTGGGGGGGGGGCTGGAACTGGCCATGAACTGCGACATGATCGTGGCCTCCGAGACGGCCCGCTTCGGCCAGCCGGAGATCAACATCGGCGTGATTCCTGGGGCCGGCGGTACCCAACGCTTGGCCCGCGCCCTGGGCACCCGCCGTGCGATGGAACTGGTGCTGACAGGTGAGACCTTCGGGGCCGAGGAGGCCCGGGCTGCCGGCCTGGTCAATCGGGTCGTGCCGGTGGAGCTTTACCTGGAGGAAGCCCTGGCGTTGGCCACGGCGATCGCCGACAAACCCGCGGTGGCGGTGCGGTTGGCCAAGCAGCTGATCCACGGCATCGAGGAAACCTTCCTCAGCGAGGGCTTGCAACGCGAACGCCAGGCTTTCTTCCTGCTATTCGGCTCGGTCGATCAGAAAGAGGGGATGGCGGCCTTCGTGGAAAAGCGCCCCGCGCAATGGAAAGGACGCTGA
- a CDS encoding DUF4340 domain-containing protein, translating to MKDNQKFTLGLVAVAVGLGLYMYLVESKGPAPSDSRDVRIWSLSESQASELKRLVVQADSQKSVFVREGDTWKIENLPGREVDQLNFKGPYDKLLDLTASRRLEVKSSEKATYGLDKPTASLTWGQDDSPYRLTFGAVTPSGDAVYTHVVKDDAIYTVPKYKVDEWKNLALTPPLLPPASPSPSPAASAAASGTVPVPASVSPSTSAAPAASPTAAASPAPSPVPSASAK from the coding sequence ATGAAGGACAACCAAAAATTCACGCTGGGTCTCGTCGCGGTTGCCGTCGGCTTGGGACTTTACATGTACCTGGTCGAGTCCAAAGGCCCTGCGCCGAGTGACAGCCGCGATGTTCGAATCTGGAGCTTGTCTGAGTCTCAGGCGTCTGAGTTGAAGCGTCTGGTGGTCCAGGCTGACTCTCAAAAGTCTGTTTTCGTGCGAGAGGGAGACACCTGGAAGATCGAGAATCTTCCAGGGCGAGAAGTAGACCAGCTCAACTTCAAGGGCCCCTATGACAAGCTGCTCGACCTGACCGCCTCCCGGCGCCTGGAGGTGAAGTCTTCGGAGAAGGCCACGTATGGCCTCGATAAGCCGACTGCTTCGTTGACCTGGGGACAGGACGACAGTCCCTACCGCCTGACCTTCGGGGCGGTGACGCCCTCAGGCGATGCCGTCTACACGCACGTGGTGAAGGACGATGCCATCTACACGGTGCCGAAATACAAGGTCGACGAGTGGAAGAATCTGGCGTTGACGCCCCCCCTTCTGCCTCCGGCCTCACCGTCCCCCTCTCCCGCGGCCTCGGCCGCAGCCAGTGGGACGGTTCCTGTGCCCGCTTCCGTTTCGCCGTCGACATCGGCCGCACCAGCGGCCTCCCCTACGGCGGCCGCGTCTCCGGCTCCTTCGCCCGTGCCCTCGGCCTCGGCCAAGTGA
- a CDS encoding ABC transporter ATP-binding protein: MIVVENLTKQYGARVAVDNVNFTIAKGEIVGFLGPNGAGKSTTMRMLTGFLSPTGGRVRIGDFDMAEQPIEAKQLLGYLPETPPLYPEMTVRDYLDFVGQLKGLSASERKERVAVVLEKCFLTDRTNQLIGQLSKGYKQRVGIAQALIHNPPVLILDEPTSGLDPQQIIQIRALIKELAADHTVILSTHILPEVQSTCSRVLIISGGKLVAEGSAEQLEAQLQGGMRVSMLVRTGENALRARLSEFTQLRDLAITTPANQPELVQAEMSLPAGIDLREDLAKLIVSSGWGLVELKSVSLSLEEIFLKLTTQETAAEAASKEVVHV, from the coding sequence ATGATTGTTGTAGAAAATCTCACCAAGCAATACGGCGCGCGTGTGGCCGTCGACAACGTGAACTTCACGATCGCCAAGGGCGAAATCGTGGGTTTTCTGGGCCCGAATGGGGCCGGCAAGTCAACCACGATGCGCATGTTGACGGGCTTTCTCAGCCCCACCGGGGGCCGGGTTCGCATCGGCGACTTCGACATGGCCGAGCAGCCGATCGAAGCCAAGCAACTGCTGGGCTACTTGCCTGAAACGCCGCCACTCTATCCCGAGATGACCGTTCGCGACTATCTCGACTTCGTTGGTCAGCTGAAAGGCCTGAGTGCTTCCGAACGGAAAGAACGGGTCGCCGTGGTTCTGGAGAAATGCTTCCTCACGGACCGCACCAATCAGCTGATTGGCCAGCTCTCCAAGGGCTACAAGCAGCGCGTCGGCATCGCCCAGGCGCTGATTCACAACCCGCCGGTGCTGATCCTCGACGAGCCGACCAGTGGACTCGACCCTCAGCAAATCATCCAGATCCGCGCTCTGATCAAGGAACTGGCGGCAGATCACACCGTGATTCTCAGCACCCACATCCTGCCTGAAGTCCAGTCGACCTGTAGCCGGGTGTTGATCATCAGCGGCGGTAAGTTGGTGGCCGAGGGCAGCGCGGAACAGCTGGAGGCTCAGTTGCAGGGCGGCATGCGTGTGTCGATGCTGGTGCGGACGGGTGAGAACGCCTTGAGGGCCCGTCTGAGTGAGTTCACCCAGTTACGAGATCTCGCCATCACGACGCCCGCCAACCAGCCTGAACTGGTGCAGGCCGAGATGAGCTTGCCCGCCGGCATTGACCTGCGGGAAGACCTGGCCAAACTGATCGTGTCTTCAGGTTGGGGACTGGTCGAGCTGAAGAGTGTCAGCCTGAGCTTGGAAGAGATCTTCCTCAAGCTGACGACTCAGGAAACGGCTGCCGAGGCGGCATCCAAGGAGGTTGTCCATGTCTAA
- a CDS encoding GldG family protein, producing the protein MSEQHSTPSEDRLSTIDKVNLAFGLLAILLLAGSLLIGYSSVLASKLVAWFPNAGPQLPGYLRTAGMGAMGVYVLTLLMLKEKEVGAFLKHRRTASGATIAVQIAAVIGILAAANYYGTRHHVRLDITESKQYSLSEQSLKVVKDLKEPITVQVFLRKGDAYAQNLETLWKQYAYASEQVKLEIIDADQNPTLARQNKVTVSGTSIITRAGQTTTITGNQEQDLTSALIKVGRTVQKTIYFTVGHGELAYDKFDKDGISQLKDLLEKQSYKLDQLYLFTKASVPADAALVVVAAPTKPLSQKEIDALDTYIKTGGRAFVSANPQTDTNLNELTKRYGIELRNDLVIDPAANLFGDLAIPVVQKFPYHVITQNLQAAYFPGSRSLQKAKTQPAGVTNITPLVETSEAAWGESDLKAKPLRFDAGKDTKGPVPLMMVSEMGSKGRLIVAGNGYFFANAAFGQLNNGDLFMNALNWLTGEDSLVSIPPKDASNKQVNLVPNQYYAIFFGTVLGFPLALLLTAALVWWRRR; encoded by the coding sequence GTGTCCGAACAACATTCAACTCCCTCTGAGGATCGCCTCTCGACCATCGACAAGGTCAACCTTGCCTTTGGTTTGCTTGCGATTCTCTTGCTTGCTGGCTCGCTGCTGATCGGTTATTCCTCCGTGCTGGCTTCCAAGCTGGTGGCATGGTTTCCCAATGCCGGCCCTCAGCTTCCGGGGTACCTTCGGACGGCTGGCATGGGCGCGATGGGCGTCTACGTGCTGACCTTGCTGATGCTCAAGGAGAAGGAAGTGGGTGCCTTCCTGAAGCACCGGCGCACGGCTTCCGGGGCCACGATCGCGGTTCAAATTGCGGCCGTGATCGGGATTCTGGCCGCGGCCAACTATTACGGCACGCGTCACCACGTCCGGCTCGACATCACCGAGAGCAAGCAGTATTCCCTCTCGGAGCAGAGCCTGAAGGTGGTCAAGGATTTGAAGGAGCCGATCACCGTGCAGGTGTTCCTGCGCAAAGGGGATGCCTACGCGCAGAACCTGGAGACGCTCTGGAAGCAGTATGCCTACGCCAGTGAGCAGGTGAAGCTGGAAATTATCGATGCGGACCAGAATCCGACCCTTGCGCGCCAGAACAAGGTGACCGTCTCGGGCACCTCGATCATCACGCGCGCGGGCCAGACCACCACCATTACCGGCAATCAGGAACAAGACCTGACCTCGGCGCTGATCAAGGTCGGCCGGACCGTTCAGAAGACCATCTACTTCACGGTGGGCCACGGTGAACTGGCCTACGACAAGTTCGACAAGGATGGCATCAGCCAGCTCAAGGACTTGCTCGAAAAGCAGAGCTACAAGCTCGACCAGCTCTATCTTTTCACCAAAGCCAGCGTGCCCGCTGATGCCGCCCTGGTGGTCGTGGCCGCACCCACCAAGCCGCTCTCCCAAAAAGAGATCGACGCGCTTGATACCTACATCAAGACCGGGGGGCGCGCCTTCGTTTCGGCCAACCCGCAGACGGATACCAACCTGAACGAGTTGACCAAGCGCTACGGCATCGAACTGCGCAACGACCTCGTGATTGACCCGGCTGCCAACCTGTTCGGTGATCTGGCAATTCCGGTCGTGCAGAAGTTCCCCTACCACGTGATCACGCAGAACCTACAGGCCGCCTATTTCCCCGGCAGCCGCTCCCTGCAGAAGGCCAAGACGCAGCCGGCTGGTGTGACCAACATCACTCCGTTGGTGGAAACCAGCGAAGCGGCCTGGGGAGAAAGTGATCTGAAGGCCAAACCGCTGCGTTTCGATGCTGGCAAGGACACCAAGGGCCCTGTGCCGCTGATGATGGTGTCCGAGATGGGCTCCAAGGGCCGTTTGATTGTGGCCGGTAACGGTTACTTCTTCGCCAATGCGGCCTTCGGTCAGCTCAACAACGGGGACCTGTTCATGAACGCCCTCAACTGGTTGACGGGTGAGGACAGTTTGGTTTCGATCCCGCCCAAGGACGCGTCGAACAAGCAGGTCAACCTGGTTCCGAACCAGTATTACGCCATCTTCTTCGGCACGGTTCTGGGCTTCCCGCTGGCCTTGCTGCTGACCGCAGCGCTGGTCTGGTGGCGGCGGAGGTAG
- a CDS encoding 3-hydroxyacyl-CoA dehydrogenase, translating into MSAGTSPDTQLLEGGASCGIATLGVLGAGTMGAGIAQVALAAGLAVHLYDPQPAALTRAQDQIGKGLRKLCEKGRLSEDACQAAQTALTLASDLTALVNVEAVIEAVPEHLELKRQLLAELSRQLAPEALIATNTSSLSVTAIAAGLAQPERFVGLHFFNPVPLMTLVEVVRGDATSEAALARATALVRLLGKTPIACDDTPGFIVNRVARPFYGEALRLVGDHGAEPESVDAALTGALGFKMGPCALMDLIGLDVNLAVSTSVWQAFYEEPRFRPHPLQRQLVEAGRLGRKTGRGFYEHPSPAAPTPTEPAAPDRALHLAFVGRSVDLDAWARPLLAAGHRVQLFGESLAALPPGDWDGAFELGEADAPTRALRRAALAACLPGDAWIASDDLAVSATEIEVATGRAAWRCASWPAATDSPGAVEVAFPAHASEALQARVAALWQATGRTVVAVPDLPGLVGPRTLAMLVNEAAFAVEAGVAAPEAIDEAMRLGTGYPLGPLAWGDRVGPARVVALLNLLREAFGERYRPAPWLVRRAAVGWPLADAPASQRRWR; encoded by the coding sequence GTGAGCGCCGGGACGAGCCCTGACACCCAGCTTCTCGAGGGTGGCGCGTCCTGCGGGATCGCCACCCTCGGTGTCTTGGGTGCCGGCACCATGGGAGCGGGCATCGCTCAGGTGGCCCTGGCTGCCGGGCTTGCCGTTCACCTGTATGACCCGCAACCAGCAGCCCTGACGCGAGCCCAAGACCAGATAGGCAAAGGCCTGCGCAAGCTGTGCGAGAAGGGGCGCCTCTCGGAGGACGCCTGTCAGGCCGCCCAGACCGCGCTGACGCTGGCCTCCGATCTGACGGCGCTGGTGAATGTGGAGGCCGTGATCGAGGCCGTCCCGGAACACCTGGAATTGAAGCGCCAGTTGCTGGCGGAGCTGAGCCGCCAGCTGGCCCCGGAGGCCCTGATCGCGACCAATACCAGTTCGTTGTCGGTCACGGCGATCGCCGCGGGACTTGCCCAGCCGGAGCGCTTCGTCGGCCTGCATTTCTTCAACCCAGTGCCCCTGATGACGTTGGTGGAGGTGGTGCGAGGGGACGCCACGTCAGAAGCGGCGCTGGCACGCGCCACGGCCTTGGTGCGCCTGCTGGGCAAGACCCCGATTGCCTGTGACGACACCCCTGGCTTCATCGTGAACCGCGTGGCGCGCCCGTTTTACGGCGAGGCGTTGCGTCTGGTCGGTGACCATGGCGCTGAACCCGAGTCCGTCGATGCGGCTCTGACCGGCGCGTTGGGTTTCAAGATGGGACCGTGCGCCCTGATGGATCTGATTGGCCTCGATGTGAATTTGGCCGTTTCCACCTCCGTCTGGCAGGCCTTCTACGAGGAGCCACGTTTTCGCCCGCACCCGCTGCAGCGTCAGCTGGTGGAGGCCGGGCGTCTGGGACGCAAGACCGGGCGGGGTTTTTATGAACACCCGTCCCCCGCTGCTCCAACGCCCACCGAACCGGCTGCGCCCGATCGGGCCTTGCATCTGGCCTTCGTGGGACGCTCGGTCGACCTGGACGCCTGGGCACGTCCGCTGCTGGCGGCCGGACACCGGGTCCAGCTGTTCGGCGAATCCCTGGCGGCGCTGCCGCCCGGGGATTGGGATGGGGCCTTCGAACTCGGAGAAGCGGATGCGCCTACGCGGGCCTTGCGGCGGGCTGCCCTGGCCGCCTGTCTGCCGGGGGACGCCTGGATTGCCAGTGACGACCTGGCCGTCAGCGCCACTGAAATCGAAGTGGCCACTGGGCGAGCCGCCTGGCGCTGCGCGAGCTGGCCGGCTGCGACGGATTCCCCGGGGGCGGTCGAGGTGGCTTTTCCGGCTCACGCCAGCGAAGCGCTTCAAGCCCGGGTGGCAGCCCTCTGGCAGGCCACCGGGCGGACCGTGGTCGCCGTGCCGGATCTGCCGGGCCTGGTGGGCCCTCGCACCTTGGCGATGCTGGTCAACGAAGCTGCCTTCGCCGTCGAGGCCGGGGTGGCGGCGCCGGAGGCGATCGACGAGGCGATGCGTCTCGGTACGGGCTATCCCCTCGGCCCGTTGGCCTGGGGCGACCGCGTTGGACCTGCCCGGGTGGTGGCACTGCTGAATCTTCTGCGGGAGGCTTTCGGGGAGCGATACCGGCCAGCCCCTTGGCTGGTGCGCCGAGCCGCGGTGGGTTGGCCCCTGGCCGATGCGCCGGCCTCGCAACGGCGCTGGCGTTGA
- a CDS encoding enoyl-CoA hydratase-related protein: protein MAAKTYTTIRYTVADGVATLTLARPEVFNAFNDTMSAEVHDALKQAAKDAGVRCVVITGEGKAFCAGQDLGSRSVADFDATLHLGDSVRDRYNPIIQTIRTMEKPVVAALNGVAAGAGCSIALACDLRLASTKASLVQAFVKIGAAPDSGASFFLPRLVGLGRAAELLFLGDKLEAAEAERWGLVNRTAEPEAFADLVDAFAKRLAAAPTRAIALAKRALNRAMDTDLASTLAHEAQMQELAGRSVDYREGVSAFLEKRPPQYVGR, encoded by the coding sequence ATGGCCGCCAAAACCTACACCACGATCCGGTATACCGTGGCGGACGGCGTGGCCACGCTCACCCTGGCCCGCCCGGAGGTCTTTAACGCCTTCAACGACACGATGTCCGCCGAGGTCCATGACGCCCTCAAGCAGGCGGCCAAAGATGCCGGCGTGCGCTGTGTGGTGATCACCGGCGAGGGCAAGGCCTTCTGTGCCGGCCAGGATCTGGGCAGCCGTTCGGTCGCCGATTTCGACGCCACCTTGCACCTTGGAGACTCCGTGCGGGACCGCTACAACCCGATCATCCAGACCATCCGCACGATGGAGAAGCCGGTGGTGGCAGCCCTCAATGGCGTGGCCGCGGGAGCCGGCTGCTCGATCGCGTTGGCCTGCGATCTGCGCCTGGCCTCCACCAAGGCCAGCCTGGTGCAGGCCTTCGTCAAGATCGGGGCGGCGCCCGACAGTGGAGCCTCCTTCTTCCTGCCGCGCCTGGTGGGATTGGGGCGCGCGGCCGAGTTGCTGTTTCTGGGAGACAAGCTGGAGGCGGCCGAGGCCGAGCGTTGGGGCCTGGTCAACCGGACCGCCGAGCCGGAGGCTTTCGCGGATCTGGTCGACGCCTTCGCCAAGCGCCTGGCCGCCGCGCCGACGCGGGCGATCGCCCTGGCCAAGCGCGCCTTGAATCGCGCCATGGACACCGACCTGGCCTCGACCCTGGCCCACGAGGCCCAGATGCAGGAACTGGCCGGCCGCAGCGTGGACTACCGGGAGGGTGTCAGCGCCTTCCTGGAAAAGCGTCCCCCCCAGTACGTGGGGCGTTGA
- a CDS encoding Hsp70 family protein: protein MTPTLAIDFGTSNTVLAVWNPATGQADTVRLPAISLPPLDGAPPLVPSALYLEGPTDAQVVVGQAARDRLTASGDRQRFFQAFKRGIVSDGPGFTPSLDGRDVTPQRLGALYLRAVLGAFRQVGQSPSQLVVTAPVQAFEPYMAWLRGVLAEDLDCSVHVLDEPTAAAIGYGIRQSDLPILVVDFGGGTLDVSLVRMAETPLPQSVSQTASLPGVSRQATVLGKAGCDLGGEDIDTWLVDDFLASQGSHPGAHLIDLPTLRGLAERLKIRLSQALEADFVFFDPETARTLRRHYHRETFEELLERRDFFVRLQATLDAVLREGARHGVMAADIGAVLLVGGTTLIPAVARSVRQRFPRDRVHVHAPFEAVAHGAAAALEGVQLQDHLYHGYGVRYWDPQARKHAYQPLLLPGQVYPMTDCIELTLQASRAGQPAIELIIGEMAPPEDGPSEVVFEGGRLVAAPANRPETTILPLNASPEGRTIARLEPPGQPGTDRIRVQFRVDADRHLRLSVFDMLTERLLMNDQPVVRLR from the coding sequence GTGACGCCGACGCTCGCAATCGACTTCGGGACCAGCAACACGGTTCTGGCGGTCTGGAATCCGGCAACGGGACAGGCTGATACCGTTCGTCTCCCGGCCATCTCCTTGCCGCCGCTGGATGGGGCGCCCCCACTGGTGCCGTCGGCGCTCTACCTCGAGGGGCCGACCGATGCTCAGGTGGTCGTGGGCCAGGCCGCACGGGATCGTCTCACGGCGAGTGGAGACCGCCAACGCTTCTTTCAGGCATTCAAGCGCGGTATCGTCAGTGACGGGCCGGGTTTTACGCCCAGCCTCGATGGTCGAGACGTCACCCCGCAACGGCTTGGCGCCCTTTACCTGCGTGCCGTGCTGGGGGCCTTCCGTCAGGTTGGCCAGTCCCCGTCTCAACTCGTCGTCACGGCACCCGTGCAGGCGTTCGAACCTTACATGGCCTGGTTGCGTGGTGTGCTTGCCGAAGACCTCGACTGCTCCGTGCACGTGCTCGACGAGCCCACGGCGGCTGCGATCGGTTATGGCATCCGTCAGTCGGATTTGCCCATTCTGGTGGTGGATTTTGGGGGGGGCACCCTGGATGTGTCGCTGGTGCGCATGGCCGAGACCCCCTTGCCGCAGTCGGTTTCGCAGACCGCGAGCCTGCCTGGGGTGTCACGCCAGGCCACGGTGCTGGGCAAGGCGGGCTGTGACCTTGGGGGTGAGGACATCGACACCTGGCTGGTCGACGATTTTCTCGCCAGCCAGGGGTCTCATCCTGGCGCGCATCTCATCGATTTACCTACCCTGCGGGGGCTCGCTGAACGTCTCAAGATCAGGTTGAGCCAGGCGCTCGAGGCGGACTTTGTCTTCTTCGATCCGGAAACCGCCCGTACCTTGCGCCGTCATTATCACCGCGAGACGTTCGAGGAGTTGCTCGAGCGTCGCGACTTTTTCGTGCGACTTCAGGCCACCTTGGACGCGGTCCTGCGAGAGGGGGCGCGGCACGGGGTGATGGCTGCGGACATCGGGGCGGTCTTGCTGGTGGGAGGTACCACCTTGATTCCTGCCGTCGCGCGCAGCGTGCGTCAGCGGTTTCCGCGAGATCGTGTGCACGTGCATGCCCCTTTCGAGGCAGTGGCGCACGGAGCTGCAGCCGCCCTGGAGGGGGTGCAATTGCAGGACCACCTCTATCACGGCTATGGGGTGCGCTACTGGGATCCCCAGGCGCGGAAACACGCCTATCAGCCCTTGCTGCTCCCCGGGCAGGTTTACCCGATGACGGACTGTATCGAGCTGACGCTTCAGGCATCGCGGGCGGGCCAGCCTGCCATCGAGTTGATCATCGGTGAAATGGCGCCGCCGGAGGATGGGCCGAGTGAGGTCGTTTTCGAAGGCGGACGCCTCGTCGCCGCGCCTGCGAACCGGCCAGAAACGACCATATTGCCGCTGAATGCCTCGCCGGAAGGGCGTACCATCGCCCGCCTGGAGCCCCCTGGCCAGCCGGGAACGGATCGGATTCGCGTGCAGTTTCGCGTTGATGCGGATCGCCACCTGCGTCTGAGCGTTTTTGATATGCTGACCGAACGTTTGTTGATGAATGATCAACCGGTGGTCCGCTTGCGATGA
- a CDS encoding Phenylacetic acid catabolic protein: MLKTEELEAQMLAKIEAGQKIESVDEMTEDYKTHLINLMMMQADSELAGCYGYVPWIQKAPTIEEKFAVSNIVRDEMRHALAMYNLLERLGVDIESHIAKHDYTSRPTDAVSNIGDQRLADDKRVNIFYYPIDTWYDFIMFNFCMDRGAGHQLEDVRQCSYGPWSREIEKIFKEEMVHVAHGNYWVKKLAENPETKPELQATLNKWYLRTMNIFGRPGSRRNALYQKYRLKLRDNDAVRQAFHDEVSGLCAQWGLTLPSWEAPWAQAGQTA, translated from the coding sequence ATGCTGAAGACCGAAGAGCTGGAAGCACAGATGCTCGCCAAGATCGAGGCGGGCCAGAAGATCGAATCCGTCGATGAGATGACCGAGGACTACAAGACGCACCTCATCAACCTGATGATGATGCAGGCTGACTCGGAGCTTGCCGGCTGCTACGGCTATGTGCCCTGGATCCAGAAGGCGCCCACCATCGAGGAGAAGTTCGCGGTCTCGAACATCGTGCGCGATGAGATGCGTCATGCCTTGGCCATGTACAACCTGCTGGAGCGCCTCGGCGTGGACATCGAGTCCCACATCGCCAAGCACGACTACACCAGCCGGCCGACCGACGCCGTCAGCAATATCGGCGACCAGCGTCTGGCCGATGACAAGCGCGTCAACATTTTCTACTACCCGATCGACACCTGGTACGACTTCATCATGTTCAACTTCTGCATGGACCGCGGCGCGGGCCACCAACTGGAGGACGTGCGCCAGTGTAGCTACGGCCCCTGGTCACGCGAGATCGAGAAGATCTTCAAGGAAGAAATGGTCCACGTGGCGCACGGCAACTACTGGGTCAAGAAGCTGGCGGAAAACCCGGAGACGAAGCCGGAGCTGCAGGCGACGCTCAACAAGTGGTACCTGCGCACGATGAACATCTTTGGACGCCCCGGTTCGCGTCGCAATGCCCTGTATCAGAAGTATCGCCTGAAATTGCGGGACAATGATGCCGTGCGTCAGGCCTTCCACGACGAAGTCTCCGGGCTTTGTGCCCAGTGGGGCTTGACCTTGCCCAGCTGGGAAGCGCCCTGGGCGCAAGCGGGCCAGACGGCGTGA